A single Nocardioides bizhenqiangii DNA region contains:
- a CDS encoding M50 family metallopeptidase, protein MTAALLYTLGVLVFVVAILVSIGLHELGHMIPAKKFGGKVTQYFIGFGPTVWSKQVGETEYGVKAIPLGGYVKIVGMLPPAAAELADEVTYDAEGRQVTRVRKSNTGMFTQLISDARAAEWELVGPGDADRLFYKMPSWKKVVVMAGGPSVNLLIAFGIFAAVFATWGNAADQSATTTIEEVQACVVPAEESGRVCTDEEIRDQPTPAFEAGIEAGDRIVSFNGVEAEDWEQVQQLIRDNEDRRADIVIERDGELMTIVTETTVTPRFLSEDADEPEPVGFLGVRPESYATTGGPLYTLEQMGGMTVDVVKALGTLPMKVFDVGQAIFGLEERDPAGPVSIVGGGRLAGETAAHEEIQVDEKVISLLMLIAGFNFFIGMFNFVPLLPLDGGHIASALWEALRRGLARLRGRPDPGYVDAAKLLPVAYVVASAMLVMGVVLIVGDLVVPVHLDGS, encoded by the coding sequence ATGACCGCCGCCCTGCTCTACACCCTCGGGGTGCTCGTCTTCGTGGTCGCGATCCTGGTCTCGATCGGGCTGCACGAGCTCGGCCACATGATCCCGGCGAAGAAGTTCGGCGGGAAGGTCACGCAGTACTTCATCGGCTTCGGCCCCACGGTGTGGAGCAAGCAGGTCGGCGAGACGGAGTACGGCGTCAAGGCGATCCCGCTCGGCGGCTACGTCAAGATCGTCGGGATGCTGCCGCCGGCGGCTGCCGAGCTCGCCGACGAGGTCACGTACGACGCGGAGGGCCGGCAGGTCACCCGGGTCCGGAAGTCCAACACGGGCATGTTCACGCAGCTGATCTCGGACGCCCGCGCCGCGGAGTGGGAGCTGGTCGGTCCCGGCGACGCCGACCGGTTGTTCTACAAGATGCCGTCCTGGAAGAAGGTCGTCGTGATGGCCGGCGGCCCGTCGGTCAACCTGCTGATCGCGTTCGGCATCTTCGCGGCGGTCTTCGCGACCTGGGGGAACGCGGCCGACCAGTCGGCCACCACGACGATCGAGGAGGTGCAGGCGTGCGTCGTGCCGGCGGAGGAGTCCGGTCGGGTGTGCACCGACGAGGAGATCCGCGACCAGCCGACTCCGGCCTTCGAGGCCGGCATCGAGGCCGGCGACCGGATCGTCTCCTTCAACGGCGTCGAGGCGGAGGACTGGGAGCAGGTCCAGCAGCTGATCCGTGACAACGAGGACCGCCGCGCGGACATCGTGATCGAGCGCGACGGCGAGCTGATGACGATCGTCACCGAGACCACGGTGACGCCGCGGTTCCTCAGCGAGGACGCGGACGAACCGGAGCCGGTCGGCTTCCTCGGTGTTCGTCCGGAGTCGTACGCGACCACCGGCGGACCGCTCTACACGCTCGAGCAGATGGGCGGCATGACCGTCGACGTGGTCAAGGCCCTCGGCACCCTCCCGATGAAGGTGTTCGACGTCGGCCAGGCCATCTTCGGCCTCGAGGAGCGCGATCCGGCGGGGCCGGTCAGCATCGTCGGCGGCGGACGGCTCGCGGGCGAGACGGCAGCGCACGAGGAGATCCAGGTCGACGAGAAGGTCATCTCGCTGCTGATGCTGATCGCGGGCTTCAACTTCTTCATCGGCATGTTCAACTTCGTCCCGCTCCTGCCGCTCGACGGCGGCCACATCGCCAGCGCCCTGTGGGAGGCGCTGCGCCGCGGGTTGGCACGGCTTCGCGGTCGTCCCGATCCCGGCTACGTCGACGCGGCGAAGCTGCTGCCGGTGGCCTACGTCGTCGCGTCGGCGATGCTGGTCATGGGCGTGGTGCTGATCGTGGGCGACCTCGTCGTGCCCGTCCACCTCGACGGCAGCTGA
- the dxr gene encoding 1-deoxy-D-xylulose-5-phosphate reductoisomerase, producing the protein MRDVVILGSTGSIGTQALEIVRANRDRFRVVGITAGGGNRELFDRQVEEVTAHHPGAFSGLGAEASVEAAQLTCDVVLNGITGAVGLRPTLAALDAGRTLALANKESLIIGGPLVKQRAQPGQIVPVDSEHSAIAQSLRGGRSEEVRRLVLTASGGPFRGRSLAELADVTPEQALAHPNFAMGRVITTNSATLVNKGLEVIEAHLLFDVPFDRIDVVVHPQQLIHSMVEFVDGAVVAQIGLPTMLVPIALGLAWPDRVPDAETPVDWTKTADWRFEPLDDVAFPAVVLAREAGRRGSTAPAVYNAANEVCVDAFHDGRLLFPGIVDVIGSVLADHDVPSDQQLTLDDVLAADAWAREAATRTIGSMRTSTQR; encoded by the coding sequence GTGAGAGACGTCGTCATCCTCGGCTCGACCGGGTCGATCGGGACCCAGGCGCTCGAGATCGTGCGCGCCAACCGCGACCGGTTCCGGGTCGTGGGGATCACGGCCGGGGGCGGCAACCGAGAGCTGTTCGACCGGCAGGTGGAGGAGGTCACCGCCCACCACCCCGGGGCCTTCTCCGGTCTGGGCGCGGAGGCATCGGTCGAGGCGGCACAGCTGACGTGCGACGTCGTCCTCAACGGGATCACCGGTGCGGTCGGCCTGCGGCCGACGCTGGCCGCCCTCGACGCCGGCCGCACTCTGGCGCTGGCCAACAAGGAGTCGCTCATCATCGGCGGCCCGCTGGTCAAGCAGCGGGCACAACCCGGCCAGATCGTGCCGGTCGACAGCGAGCACAGCGCGATCGCGCAGAGCCTGCGGGGCGGACGCAGCGAGGAGGTACGTCGCCTCGTGCTGACCGCGAGCGGCGGCCCGTTCCGCGGCCGTAGCCTCGCCGAGCTGGCGGACGTCACGCCGGAGCAGGCGCTCGCGCACCCCAACTTCGCGATGGGCCGGGTGATCACGACCAACTCGGCGACCCTCGTCAACAAAGGTCTCGAGGTGATCGAGGCGCACCTGCTCTTCGACGTGCCGTTCGACCGGATCGACGTCGTCGTCCACCCGCAGCAGCTCATCCACTCGATGGTCGAGTTCGTCGATGGCGCGGTGGTGGCCCAGATCGGGCTCCCGACCATGCTGGTCCCGATCGCGCTCGGGTTGGCCTGGCCCGACCGGGTGCCCGACGCGGAGACGCCGGTGGACTGGACCAAGACCGCCGACTGGCGGTTCGAGCCGCTCGACGACGTCGCGTTCCCGGCCGTCGTGCTGGCACGAGAGGCCGGTCGCCGCGGAAGCACCGCGCCGGCGGTCTACAACGCCGCCAACGAGGTCTGCGTCGACGCGTTCCACGACGGCCGGCTCCTGTTCCCAGGCATCGTCGACGTCATCGGCAGCGTGCTTGCCGACCACGACGTACCCTCGGATCAGCAGCTCACGCTCGACGACGTCCTCGCCGCCGACGCGTGGGCCCGCGAAGCCGCCACCCGCACCATCGGATCGATGAGGACCTCCACCCAGCGATGA
- a CDS encoding polysaccharide deacetylase family protein → MPLRAPRAAVLVGVVGLLLTSVVAPRADPAAAQVAGSRGGCTGRIALTFDDGPASGPTDQLLRILRDRGVPATFFMVGQRVVAAPRLTRAVERGGFLIANHSWAHVRMTTQTRSEVAASLRTTTRALRRVGTHPTGLMRPPYGALDAAARDGVRDAGLVPVLWNVDSRDWESGTASQIAARILAQLRPGANIVLQHDGVTRSPISIAAVPRVVRGARQRGYCFTALDERGRPGFPTPRVSVSVTDAAEGRHAVATIRLTRPPGRTTSVRVRTVSRTARIGQDVQRMTRRVGVPAGRLTVRVPIAVVRDRTDEPLERFAVRITRPRGLALGRDVAVGQVRDRNVPPLVRGADVTVPEPAADTVVPVTFTLARPSGKQIRFVLRTVAGSADGTDFVRTRQDVVLAPGETSVELPVTVLADSLGEPDETFRVEVVRARNVRIGRPSTVTIAAPQP, encoded by the coding sequence GTGCCCCTCCGCGCTCCTCGCGCCGCCGTTCTCGTCGGCGTGGTCGGTCTCCTCCTGACGTCCGTCGTCGCACCGCGCGCGGACCCAGCAGCCGCGCAGGTGGCGGGCTCGCGCGGCGGCTGCACCGGCCGGATCGCGCTCACCTTCGACGACGGGCCGGCGAGTGGACCCACCGACCAGCTGCTCCGGATCCTGCGCGACCGCGGCGTCCCGGCGACGTTCTTCATGGTCGGCCAGCGCGTGGTCGCCGCACCACGGCTCACCCGCGCGGTCGAGCGCGGCGGCTTCCTGATCGCCAACCACTCGTGGGCGCACGTCCGGATGACGACCCAGACGCGTTCGGAGGTGGCGGCGTCGCTGCGGACCACGACGCGCGCCCTGCGCCGGGTCGGCACCCACCCGACGGGGTTGATGCGGCCGCCGTACGGCGCCCTCGACGCGGCCGCGCGGGACGGCGTCCGCGACGCCGGGCTGGTGCCGGTGCTGTGGAACGTCGACTCCCGCGACTGGGAGAGCGGCACGGCCTCCCAGATCGCGGCACGAATCCTCGCCCAGCTGCGACCGGGCGCGAACATCGTGCTCCAGCACGATGGCGTCACCCGGTCGCCGATCTCGATCGCCGCGGTGCCCAGGGTCGTGCGAGGCGCCCGGCAGCGTGGCTACTGCTTCACCGCACTGGACGAGCGCGGTCGGCCCGGGTTCCCCACGCCTCGGGTGTCGGTGTCGGTGACCGATGCCGCCGAAGGACGCCACGCCGTGGCGACGATCCGGTTGACCAGACCGCCCGGGCGCACGACGTCGGTGCGGGTGCGCACCGTCTCGCGCACAGCCCGGATCGGGCAGGACGTGCAGCGGATGACCCGCCGGGTCGGAGTGCCGGCCGGCCGGCTCACGGTCCGGGTGCCGATCGCAGTGGTCCGCGACCGCACCGACGAGCCGCTCGAGAGGTTCGCGGTCCGGATCACCCGGCCGCGCGGCCTCGCGCTGGGGCGGGACGTCGCCGTCGGGCAGGTCCGCGACCGCAACGTTCCTCCTCTGGTCCGTGGCGCCGACGTGACCGTGCCGGAGCCGGCGGCGGACACCGTCGTCCCTGTCACCTTCACGCTGGCGCGTCCGAGCGGCAAGCAGATCCGGTTCGTGCTGCGGACGGTTGCCGGGTCGGCGGACGGCACCGACTTCGTCCGCACCCGACAGGACGTCGTGCTGGCGCCTGGAGAGACGTCGGTCGAGCTGCCGGTGACGGTCCTTGCCGACAGCCTCGGCGAGCCGGACGAGACCTTCCGCGTCGAGGTGGTGCGGGCCCGGAACGTCCGGATCGGGCGTCCGTCGACGGTGACGATCGCCGCTCCGCAGCCGTAG
- the meaB gene encoding methylmalonyl Co-A mutase-associated GTPase MeaB, whose protein sequence is MSRRTESPDELVARARDGEARAIGRLISQVEDGSSLLREVMAALTPYAGRAHVVGLTGSPGVGKSTSTNALVAELRGRDLRVGVLAIDPSSPYSGGALLGDRIRMSEHATDPGVFIRSMAARGHLGGVSRATPQALRVLDAAGCDVILVETVGVGQSEVEIARLADTTIVLLAPGMGDGIQAAKAGILEIGDVYVINKADRDGADQVRRDLRSMLALAERPEGAWRPPVLKTVASAGEGAAEVVDAIDAHRAWAGESGELERRRVRRARDEIEAIALTALRERWGSVDEGNRLDGLAAAVVAGESDPYAAADGLLDD, encoded by the coding sequence GTGTCCCGTCGAACTGAGTCACCTGACGAGCTGGTCGCCCGGGCCCGCGACGGCGAGGCCCGGGCGATCGGCCGTCTGATCTCGCAGGTCGAGGACGGTTCATCGCTTCTTCGCGAGGTGATGGCGGCGCTGACGCCGTACGCCGGGCGGGCGCACGTCGTGGGTCTCACCGGCTCGCCGGGCGTCGGCAAGTCGACCTCGACCAACGCGCTCGTCGCCGAGCTGCGCGGTCGCGACCTCCGGGTCGGGGTGCTCGCGATCGACCCGTCGTCGCCGTACTCGGGCGGCGCCCTGCTCGGCGACCGGATCCGGATGTCCGAGCACGCCACCGACCCCGGCGTCTTCATCCGCTCGATGGCCGCACGGGGCCACCTCGGCGGCGTCTCGCGGGCGACCCCGCAGGCACTCCGGGTGCTCGACGCGGCCGGCTGCGACGTGATCCTGGTCGAGACCGTCGGCGTCGGGCAGAGCGAGGTCGAGATCGCCCGGCTCGCCGACACCACGATCGTGCTGCTGGCACCGGGCATGGGCGACGGGATCCAGGCCGCGAAGGCCGGCATCCTCGAGATCGGCGACGTCTACGTCATCAACAAGGCCGATCGGGACGGCGCCGACCAGGTCCGGCGCGACCTGCGGTCGATGCTCGCCCTCGCCGAGCGTCCGGAGGGCGCCTGGCGGCCGCCGGTGCTGAAGACCGTCGCTTCGGCGGGCGAGGGAGCCGCCGAGGTCGTCGACGCGATCGACGCCCACCGCGCCTGGGCGGGGGAGAGCGGTGAGCTCGAGCGCCGACGGGTACGGCGCGCGCGGGACGAGATCGAGGCGATCGCGCTGACCGCGCTCCGTGAGCGCTGGGGCTCGGTCGACGAGGGAAACCGGCTGGATGGCCTGGCAGCCGCGGTGGTGGCGGGGGAGTCCGACCCCTACGCGGCGGCAGACGGCCTCCTCGACGACTGA
- a CDS encoding acetyl-CoA C-acetyltransferase, which yields MSDNPSVIVAGARTPIGRLSGGLKSLSAADLGGVAIKGALEKSGVSPDQVDYVIMGQVILAGAGQNPARVAAHKGGIPMSVPSITINKVCLSGLNSIAIADQLIRAGEVDVVVAGGMESMTNAPHFLPKSREGIKFGDVSLVDSMAYDALFDQFTQQAMGLLTEECNAAAQNLSREEQDEFAAQSHQKAAVAWKNGVFDEEVVPVEIPQRKGDPVIVREDEGVRGDTTAESLGKLRPAFSKEGTITAGSASQISDGACAVVVMSKARAEELGLDWLCEIGAHGQVAGPDSTLQLQPAVATAKACEKEGIAPTDLDLVEFNEAFAAVGISSARELGIDNAVVNVNGGAIALGHPVGMSGARVVLHLALELKRRGGGTGAAALCGGGGQGDALIVRVPSN from the coding sequence ATGTCCGACAACCCCAGCGTCATCGTCGCCGGTGCCCGCACCCCCATCGGTCGCCTCAGCGGCGGTCTCAAGAGCCTCTCCGCTGCGGACCTGGGTGGCGTTGCCATCAAGGGCGCGCTGGAGAAGTCGGGCGTCAGCCCCGACCAGGTCGACTACGTGATCATGGGTCAGGTCATCCTGGCCGGCGCCGGTCAGAACCCTGCTCGCGTGGCTGCCCACAAGGGCGGCATCCCGATGAGCGTCCCCTCGATCACGATCAACAAGGTCTGCCTCTCCGGCCTCAACTCGATCGCGATTGCCGACCAGCTGATCCGTGCGGGCGAGGTCGACGTCGTGGTCGCGGGTGGCATGGAGTCGATGACCAACGCCCCGCACTTCCTGCCTAAGTCCCGCGAGGGCATCAAGTTCGGCGACGTGAGTCTCGTCGACTCGATGGCCTACGACGCGCTGTTCGACCAGTTCACGCAGCAGGCCATGGGCCTGCTCACCGAGGAGTGCAACGCCGCGGCGCAGAACCTCAGCCGCGAGGAGCAGGACGAGTTCGCGGCCCAGTCGCACCAGAAGGCGGCCGTCGCGTGGAAGAACGGCGTCTTCGACGAGGAGGTCGTCCCCGTCGAGATCCCGCAGCGCAAGGGTGACCCGGTCATCGTCCGGGAGGACGAGGGCGTGCGGGGCGACACCACCGCCGAGTCGCTCGGCAAGCTGCGCCCGGCGTTCTCCAAGGAGGGCACGATCACGGCCGGCTCGGCGTCGCAGATCTCCGACGGGGCCTGCGCCGTCGTCGTGATGAGCAAGGCGAGGGCCGAGGAGCTCGGGCTCGACTGGCTCTGCGAGATCGGTGCGCACGGCCAGGTCGCCGGCCCCGACTCGACCCTCCAGCTCCAGCCGGCCGTCGCGACCGCGAAGGCCTGCGAGAAGGAAGGGATCGCCCCCACTGACCTCGACCTGGTCGAGTTCAACGAGGCGTTCGCAGCTGTCGGCATCTCGTCGGCACGGGAGCTCGGCATCGACAACGCCGTCGTCAACGTCAACGGCGGCGCCATCGCGCTCGGCCACCCCGTCGGCATGTCCGGCGCCCGGGTGGTCCTCCACCTCGCGCTCGAGCTCAAGCGCCGGGGCGGCGGCACCGGCGCGGCCGCGCTGTGCGGAGGCGGCGGCCAGGGCGACGCCCTGATCGTGCGTGTCCCGTCGAACTGA